A DNA window from Desulfurobacterium atlanticum contains the following coding sequences:
- a CDS encoding universal stress protein: MSIFNTVLYPTDFSDLANVAKEYVLKLKEANAKKVVVLHVIHPLEFSLPQFDDPFALDVAAIYAHIPEIEKAILDRHQEQLQQVKHELEKAGFEVETIMTVGDPKEEIVKTAEEKKVNVIVIGYHGKGLLERILEMGGTTKAVIRNAKCPVLVVKKEEHK, encoded by the coding sequence ATGTCAATATTTAACACAGTGCTTTACCCTACAGACTTTTCAGACCTTGCAAATGTAGCAAAGGAGTATGTTTTAAAGTTGAAAGAGGCAAATGCCAAAAAAGTTGTTGTTCTTCATGTAATCCACCCTCTTGAATTCAGTCTTCCACAATTTGATGACCCGTTTGCCCTTGACGTTGCAGCAATCTACGCTCACATACCCGAGATAGAAAAAGCGATACTTGACAGACATCAGGAACAGCTCCAGCAGGTAAAACACGAACTTGAAAAAGCAGGTTTTGAAGTTGAAACTATAATGACCGTTGGAGACCCCAAGGAAGAAATAGTTAAAACGGCAGAGGAGAAAAAAGTTAATGTGATAGTAATAGGTTATCACGGAAAAGGGCTTCTTGAACGGATACTTGAAATGGGAGGCACAACAAAAGCTGTAATAAGAAACGCTAAATGTCCTGTCCTTGTAGTAAAAAAGGAGGAGCATAAATGA
- the mazG gene encoding nucleoside triphosphate pyrophosphohydrolase: protein MYTFEDLVKIMEKLRSDDGCPWDREQTHESLLPYLLEETYEFIDSVKSKDFKNMKEELGDILLQVVFHSQIAKEHSKFTIDEVVDEICRKLIFRHPHVFGERKDINSSEDVLKNWDEFKKAEGKHGDSILDGVPKSMPPIERALKLQKKAAKVGFDWKRKEQVMEKVEEEWNELKEAVKSENREKIEEELGDLLFAIVNLSRFLNVDPAIALHRTNQKFVKRFKEMERKAKIEGSSLEKMNLEEMDKLWESVKKEERDVNI, encoded by the coding sequence ATGTACACTTTTGAAGATTTAGTCAAAATCATGGAAAAGCTAAGGTCTGATGATGGATGTCCCTGGGATAGAGAGCAAACTCACGAATCTCTTTTACCATATTTACTTGAAGAAACTTATGAATTCATAGATTCCGTTAAAAGCAAAGACTTTAAAAATATGAAAGAGGAACTTGGTGATATTTTGTTGCAGGTTGTTTTTCACTCACAGATAGCAAAAGAACACAGTAAGTTTACTATAGATGAAGTGGTTGATGAAATTTGTAGAAAACTTATATTCAGGCATCCCCATGTATTTGGAGAACGGAAAGATATAAATTCTTCTGAAGATGTTTTAAAAAATTGGGATGAATTTAAAAAAGCTGAAGGAAAACATGGAGATTCAATTCTTGACGGTGTCCCAAAATCCATGCCTCCAATAGAAAGAGCATTAAAACTTCAGAAGAAAGCTGCAAAGGTCGGATTTGATTGGAAGAGGAAAGAACAGGTTATGGAGAAGGTTGAAGAGGAATGGAACGAACTTAAAGAAGCTGTAAAGAGTGAAAACAGGGAAAAAATTGAAGAGGAGCTGGGAGACCTTCTGTTTGCAATAGTAAATCTATCAAGATTTTTAAATGTTGATCCGGCAATAGCTCTTCACAGAACAAACCAAAAATTTGTAAAGAGATTTAAAGAGATGGAAAGAAAAGCTAAAATAGAAGGCAGTTCTCTTGAAAAGATGAACCTTGAAGAGATGGATAAACTCTGGGAATCAGTTAAAAAGGAGGAGAGGGATGTCAATATTTAA
- a CDS encoding pyridoxine 5'-phosphate synthase has product MRLGVNIDHVATVREARKTFEPDPVHAAVIADLAGADQITLHLREDRRHIQDRDLKLIKEVVHSKINLEMAATDEMVKIALDVKPHQVTLVPEKREEITTEGGLDVAGQKERIKDVVKKLKEAGIVVNLFIDPEEKQLDAALEVGADAVELHTGEYANASTEAEREKELERLKEAAKYGKAIGLKIYAGHGLTYKNVEPVAAIEEIEELNIGHSIVANAVLKGLADAVKEMKEIINRVR; this is encoded by the coding sequence ATAAGGCTTGGAGTTAATATAGACCATGTGGCAACTGTAAGGGAAGCGAGAAAAACTTTTGAGCCTGATCCTGTTCATGCTGCTGTTATTGCTGACCTTGCAGGGGCAGACCAGATAACCCTTCATTTAAGAGAGGACAGAAGACACATACAGGACAGGGATTTAAAGTTGATTAAAGAAGTTGTTCACTCAAAGATAAATCTTGAGATGGCTGCAACAGATGAGATGGTAAAAATAGCTTTAGACGTTAAACCCCATCAGGTTACTCTTGTTCCAGAAAAGAGGGAAGAGATAACAACGGAAGGCGGTCTTGATGTTGCAGGACAGAAAGAGAGAATTAAGGATGTTGTGAAAAAATTGAAAGAGGCAGGAATTGTTGTCAATCTTTTTATTGACCCTGAAGAAAAGCAACTTGATGCAGCACTTGAAGTGGGAGCTGATGCTGTGGAGCTTCACACTGGTGAGTATGCGAATGCTTCTACTGAAGCAGAGAGAGAAAAGGAGCTTGAGCGCTTAAAGGAAGCTGCAAAATACGGAAAAGCTATAGGTCTTAAAATCTATGCCGGGCACGGATTAACCTATAAGAATGTTGAACCTGTAGCGGCTATAGAGGAGATAGAAGAGCTTAATATTGGTCATTCCATAGTTGCAAACGCTGTGCTTAAAGGACTTGCAGATGCAGTTAAAGAGATGAAGGAGATTATAAATAGGGTAAGATGA
- a CDS encoding holo-ACP synthase: protein MIVSCGVDIVSNKRIETVLNKWGDKFLEKVFPEGVDYCRKKRKGEYIGCIAARFALKEAVIKAFSSLGISVSFSDIVIRDGGKNISLSVKGQSFKFLFSISHEKEYSIAFVNVVKES from the coding sequence ATGATAGTTTCTTGCGGAGTTGATATAGTTTCAAATAAAAGGATAGAAACGGTTTTAAACAAGTGGGGTGATAAATTTCTTGAGAAAGTTTTCCCTGAAGGAGTTGATTACTGCAGAAAGAAAAGAAAAGGAGAGTATATTGGCTGTATAGCAGCAAGGTTTGCTCTTAAAGAGGCTGTGATTAAGGCTTTTTCATCGTTGGGGATTTCTGTCTCTTTTTCAGATATTGTTATAAGAGATGGCGGAAAAAATATATCCTTGAGTGTGAAGGGACAGAGCTTTAAATTTCTTTTCTCTATATCTCATGAAAAAGAGTATTCCATTGCATTTGTAAATGTTGTTAAGGAGAGTTAG
- a CDS encoding 4Fe-4S dicluster domain-containing protein, giving the protein MPDKKYVSIFLEGRKIKVPEGYTVIEALWDTGHDIKRGVGCLSGLCGACAIAYLEPGGKRVKFGLGCQTIVKEGMNITVMPFFPSRTAQYNISQMERPIEKLKEIYPELYMCQSCGFCSVACPEWINVSKVMSFLKSGEYEKATEMMLDCILCGLCASRCPRGIAPQIISLFVQRAVEKERPLPENLKRRLAELEDLKYEELWAEIFKLDENGLREFCEKARKEKD; this is encoded by the coding sequence ATGCCAGATAAAAAGTACGTTTCAATTTTCCTTGAAGGAAGGAAGATAAAAGTTCCTGAAGGTTATACTGTTATAGAAGCTTTATGGGATACAGGTCATGATATAAAAAGGGGAGTTGGATGCTTGTCAGGATTGTGTGGAGCCTGTGCCATTGCTTATCTTGAGCCTGGCGGTAAAAGAGTGAAGTTTGGACTTGGCTGTCAGACAATTGTTAAAGAAGGTATGAACATTACCGTAATGCCATTTTTCCCTTCTCGAACAGCGCAATATAACATTTCTCAGATGGAAAGACCGATAGAAAAGCTTAAAGAGATATATCCTGAGCTTTATATGTGTCAGAGTTGTGGTTTCTGTTCTGTTGCCTGTCCTGAATGGATTAATGTATCAAAAGTGATGTCGTTTCTAAAAAGTGGAGAGTATGAGAAAGCAACAGAGATGATGCTTGATTGTATTTTGTGCGGGTTATGTGCGTCTCGTTGTCCTCGCGGTATTGCTCCTCAGATTATTTCTCTTTTTGTTCAACGGGCTGTAGAGAAGGAACGACCTCTTCCAGAGAATTTAAAGAGAAGATTGGCAGAACTTGAAGATTTAAAGTATGAGGAGCTTTGGGCAGAGATATTTAAACTGGATGAGAACGGATTAAGAGAGTTTTGTGAAAAAGCACGAAAGGAGAAGGATTAA
- a CDS encoding FAD-binding protein, whose product MYPQQLIENISLLEKTRDFRLNEKPSSLHEEEKKSLLETYHPDFKLSAFRTLRVGVNRGDRTVHEIADLLEAFSSFDYREIDFESPDIETDVLVLGGGGAGITAALFAESTGAKVVLATKLRLGNSNTIMALGGMQASVDENDSPVKHFADTMVAGQFKGRKELIRVMVDDGPRIVKWLLELGVNFDRDEKGNLLTKKAGGSSAPRILSIGDYTGLNIIKILKDEIRNRENVEILEFSPAVELTTNEFGECNGAVLFDLERKRFFLVKAKAVVLATGGSGRLHIQGFQTSNNFGATGDAIVLAYRAGAKLEGLDSFQYHPTGIVYPDHMVGVLVTEAIRSLGAHLVNGRGERFINELETRDVVSAAMIKECEEGRGVKTPSGRIGVWLDTPVLTLKFGKGFLMKNFPALYRMFKRVKIDIEKRPLLVYPTLHYQNGGVLIDEKGETTVKNLFVAGEAAGGIHGRNRLMGNSLLDIFVFGRRAGLAAARRKYKDAGKQTLKHVDRYYNELKNLRITTVAKTPRIFQEFIVVK is encoded by the coding sequence ATGTATCCACAGCAACTAATTGAGAATATATCGTTACTTGAAAAAACACGAGATTTTAGATTAAACGAGAAACCGTCTTCTTTGCATGAGGAGGAGAAAAAAAGCTTACTTGAAACGTATCATCCAGATTTTAAATTGTCTGCTTTCAGAACTCTAAGGGTTGGAGTTAACAGAGGTGATAGAACTGTTCATGAGATAGCTGATCTGCTTGAAGCATTCAGCAGTTTTGATTATAGAGAGATTGATTTTGAAAGTCCCGATATAGAAACGGATGTTCTCGTTTTAGGAGGTGGCGGTGCTGGTATAACAGCTGCTCTTTTTGCTGAGAGCACCGGTGCTAAAGTTGTTCTTGCAACAAAACTTCGTCTTGGAAACTCCAACACTATAATGGCTCTTGGTGGCATGCAGGCAAGTGTTGACGAAAACGACTCTCCTGTGAAGCATTTTGCCGATACTATGGTTGCCGGTCAATTTAAAGGCAGAAAGGAGCTTATTAGGGTAATGGTGGATGACGGTCCAAGGATTGTTAAATGGCTTCTTGAACTTGGTGTTAATTTTGATAGAGATGAGAAGGGAAACCTTTTAACGAAAAAAGCAGGAGGGTCTTCAGCTCCAAGAATTCTTTCAATAGGAGACTACACCGGCCTTAACATTATAAAAATATTGAAAGATGAGATAAGAAACCGAGAAAATGTAGAAATTCTTGAGTTTTCACCCGCTGTAGAGTTAACCACAAATGAGTTTGGAGAGTGTAATGGTGCTGTTCTTTTTGACCTTGAGAGGAAGCGCTTTTTCTTAGTAAAAGCAAAAGCGGTTGTTCTTGCGACCGGCGGTTCAGGAAGGCTTCATATTCAGGGATTTCAAACATCAAATAACTTTGGAGCCACAGGTGATGCTATAGTTCTTGCTTATAGAGCTGGGGCAAAACTTGAAGGACTTGACTCTTTTCAATACCATCCGACAGGAATCGTCTATCCGGACCATATGGTTGGTGTTCTCGTAACTGAAGCTATAAGAAGTCTTGGGGCACATCTTGTTAACGGTAGAGGAGAGAGATTTATAAATGAACTTGAAACAAGAGACGTAGTTTCTGCTGCAATGATAAAAGAGTGTGAAGAGGGAAGGGGAGTAAAAACACCTTCAGGAAGGATAGGTGTATGGCTTGACACTCCTGTTCTGACACTAAAGTTCGGTAAAGGTTTTCTGATGAAAAACTTCCCTGCTCTTTATAGAATGTTTAAACGGGTCAAAATAGATATTGAGAAAAGGCCTTTGCTCGTTTATCCTACTCTTCACTATCAAAACGGTGGTGTTCTTATAGATGAAAAAGGAGAAACTACCGTGAAAAATCTTTTTGTTGCAGGAGAAGCTGCTGGTGGAATTCACGGCAGAAACAGATTGATGGGTAATTCTCTTCTTGATATCTTTGTTTTTGGAAGAAGAGCAGGTCTTGCAGCTGCCCGCAGAAAATATAAAGATGCTGGAAAACAGACATTAAAACATGTGGATAGATACTACAATGAACTTAAAAATTTAAGAATAACAACCGTTGCAAAAACACCGAGAATATTCCAGGAATTTATAGTTGTTAAGTAG
- the gatA gene encoding Asp-tRNA(Asn)/Glu-tRNA(Gln) amidotransferase subunit GatA, with protein sequence MELINKSLKELSSLIAKKEIKPSEITEELFSRIEETESKLNAYITVEKEKSIEAAKLKDRELEKLSETEIPDLFGIPLSIKDNILVEGQKMTCASKMLKDFIAPYDATVIKKLREKGAIFIGKNNLDEFAMGSSTETSFFGVTRNPWDLERVPGGSSGGSAAAVAARSALASLGSDTGGSIRQPCSLCGVVGMKPTYGRVSRYGLTAFASSLDQIGPITKNIEDNAFLLNIISGLDSKDATSAKLPVPNYLEALDNEIKGLKAGLPKEYFIEGIDPEVKEKVMEAAKTLEKLGVEVEEISLPHTSYAVETYYIIAPAEASSNLGRFDGVRYTYRAKEYTDLIDMYCKTRAEGFGNEVKRRIMIGTYTLSAGYYDAYYLKAQKVRTLIYQDFQNAFEKVDFIVTPVSPTTAFKIGEKTDDPIKMYLSDIFTIAVNLAGLPGLSMPCGFDSKGLPVGVQLIGKAFDEETLYSVGYKLEKELKINNTPKF encoded by the coding sequence ATGGAGTTGATAAATAAATCGCTAAAAGAACTTTCCTCTCTCATAGCAAAGAAAGAGATTAAACCTTCTGAAATAACTGAAGAGCTTTTTTCAAGAATTGAAGAAACCGAAAGTAAACTAAACGCCTACATAACAGTAGAAAAGGAAAAAAGCATAGAAGCTGCTAAGTTAAAAGATAGAGAACTTGAGAAGCTTTCTGAAACAGAAATTCCAGATCTTTTTGGAATTCCACTTTCAATAAAAGATAATATTCTTGTTGAAGGTCAAAAGATGACCTGTGCTTCAAAAATGCTTAAAGATTTCATTGCACCGTATGATGCAACAGTTATAAAAAAACTCCGTGAAAAAGGTGCTATTTTTATAGGAAAAAACAATCTTGATGAATTTGCCATGGGTTCTTCAACAGAAACTTCCTTTTTTGGAGTAACGAGAAATCCGTGGGATCTTGAAAGGGTTCCAGGAGGTTCCTCCGGTGGTTCTGCAGCTGCTGTAGCAGCCCGTTCTGCATTAGCATCCCTTGGCTCTGACACGGGCGGTTCAATAAGACAGCCCTGTTCTCTGTGTGGTGTGGTAGGAATGAAACCAACCTACGGAAGAGTTTCAAGATACGGATTAACCGCCTTCGCATCTTCTCTTGACCAGATAGGACCGATAACAAAAAATATAGAAGACAACGCTTTTCTCCTTAACATAATCTCTGGACTTGATTCAAAAGACGCAACAAGTGCAAAACTTCCGGTACCAAACTACCTTGAAGCCCTTGATAACGAAATTAAAGGTCTAAAAGCAGGTCTTCCAAAAGAGTACTTCATAGAAGGTATTGACCCGGAAGTAAAAGAAAAAGTTATGGAAGCTGCAAAAACACTTGAAAAGTTGGGAGTGGAAGTGGAAGAGATTTCTCTTCCCCATACATCTTATGCTGTTGAAACTTACTACATAATCGCTCCGGCTGAAGCTTCCTCAAACCTCGGTAGATTTGACGGTGTGAGATACACTTACAGGGCAAAAGAATACACCGACCTTATAGATATGTACTGCAAAACAAGAGCCGAAGGTTTTGGAAATGAAGTGAAAAGAAGAATAATGATAGGAACATACACTTTAAGTGCCGGATATTACGATGCTTATTATTTAAAAGCTCAAAAGGTTAGAACTCTTATATATCAGGATTTTCAGAACGCTTTTGAAAAAGTTGATTTTATAGTTACCCCCGTTTCACCTACAACAGCGTTTAAGATAGGAGAAAAGACAGACGACCCAATAAAAATGTATCTTTCCGATATATTTACAATTGCTGTTAATCTTGCCGGTCTTCCAGGGCTTTCAATGCCATGCGGATTTGATAGCAAAGGTCTTCCTGTGGGTGTTCAGTTAATAGGCAAAGCGTTTGATGAAGAAACTCTTTACTCTGTTGGGTATAAGCTTGAAAAAGAGTTGAAAATTAACAACACACCTAAGTTTTAA
- the gatC gene encoding Asp-tRNA(Asn)/Glu-tRNA(Gln) amidotransferase subunit GatC, whose protein sequence is MKLSKEQVKHIALLSRLSLTEDEVEMFQEQLSDILNFVEKLNELDTEGIDPKFQIIPPENVLREDVPGVSFPYEKTFLNAPETDGKHFIVPKVIKK, encoded by the coding sequence ATGAAACTTTCAAAAGAACAGGTAAAACATATAGCCCTTCTCTCAAGACTGTCATTAACTGAAGATGAAGTTGAAATGTTTCAGGAGCAGTTGAGTGATATTTTAAACTTTGTGGAAAAGCTAAATGAGCTTGATACTGAAGGGATTGATCCGAAATTTCAGATTATTCCACCTGAAAATGTTTTAAGGGAAGATGTTCCAGGAGTGAGTTTTCCTTATGAAAAAACTTTCCTCAATGCACCTGAAACGGACGGAAAGCATTTTATAGTTCCTAAAGTTATTAAAAAATAA
- a CDS encoding cyclic-phosphate processing receiver domain-containing protein gives MKLYLDDNRLPPPGYKLVRTVDDLKKFVKKYQDRIEAIDIDYDMGIYDKFGGNGEDFINWLEEMVLTGKIRLKKNIELKCHSSSIEGRRRIEETIKIIKAFLRSS, from the coding sequence ATGAAACTCTACCTTGACGACAACAGACTACCACCACCGGGGTACAAACTTGTAAGAACTGTGGATGACCTGAAAAAGTTTGTTAAAAAGTATCAGGATAGAATTGAAGCCATTGATATAGATTATGATATGGGAATTTACGACAAATTCGGGGGAAATGGAGAAGATTTTATAAACTGGCTTGAAGAGATGGTGTTAACAGGAAAAATAAGATTAAAGAAGAATATAGAACTTAAGTGCCATTCCTCCAGCATAGAAGGTAGAAGGAGAATAGAGGAAACGATAAAAATCATAAAAGCATTTCTCCGAAGCTCTTAA
- the cas10 gene encoding type III-A CRISPR-associated protein Cas10/Csm1, which yields MESYLLKGDINGIQNFIYSVKEGKGGVAKTLRARSFFITTIPSYIAYFLKEKQHLEVEVCLDGGGGFIFKVSGENVESALKELKQKVEAVFIEKFSGELGITIEWLPSGKGNFSDLHEVTLKAKKRKFSTYFESVKNPIFLEDKGKVKCEVCDIYFTDSDDGICKLCKEFMEVGTKLPSKKFWKITDKKEGRAFFSIKEFGWLIFPKNGGHEAFRKESYRDSKCKKYSNAPKKFEIVVPVISRDLTQEDIKKYSLSEELENLKEHQIAPFEIIAYHSEGDKKLGYLMMDVDNLGLLFGQLDDVGKQQKLSSIIDMFFSEKIPEIAKAEKFVPENSDLLKETLIYLLYSGGDDLFAIAPWNVLIDFAVCVREKFKSYISESLKGKDLLGNDTKKDSYELITVSAGIYISKPKFNIRAAAEKCKDAEYRAKTVTSFSKKKEKSYSKDAVCVFDVVVHWDDINDLLSVSRDLISYIESGKLSRGFVYKLHSLYKEKIENPVNSGKRPDLSFYPLIYYFVGRNIEDDEVRNFVTEKVIKEAEDFENIENNKLKFITNYVLLATRRL from the coding sequence GTGGAGTCTTACCTTCTCAAAGGAGATATCAATGGAATACAAAATTTTATCTATTCTGTAAAAGAAGGAAAGGGAGGTGTTGCAAAAACGTTAAGAGCAAGAAGTTTCTTTATTACAACAATTCCCTCTTACATAGCATACTTTTTAAAAGAAAAGCAACATCTTGAGGTTGAAGTTTGTCTTGATGGTGGTGGTGGTTTTATATTCAAAGTTTCGGGAGAAAATGTTGAAAGTGCATTAAAAGAACTTAAACAAAAAGTGGAAGCAGTTTTTATTGAGAAATTTTCTGGAGAGTTAGGAATTACTATTGAGTGGTTGCCTTCTGGGAAGGGAAATTTTTCAGACCTTCATGAAGTTACGTTGAAAGCTAAAAAAAGGAAATTTTCCACCTATTTTGAGAGCGTTAAGAATCCAATTTTCCTTGAAGATAAAGGAAAAGTTAAATGTGAGGTTTGCGATATTTACTTTACAGATTCAGATGATGGTATATGTAAACTTTGTAAAGAGTTTATGGAAGTCGGGACAAAACTTCCATCAAAAAAATTCTGGAAGATTACAGATAAAAAAGAAGGAAGAGCGTTTTTCTCTATTAAAGAATTTGGATGGCTTATTTTTCCAAAAAATGGAGGGCATGAAGCATTCCGGAAGGAGAGTTATAGAGACAGTAAATGCAAAAAATACAGCAATGCTCCTAAAAAATTTGAGATAGTTGTACCTGTTATTTCAAGAGATTTAACACAAGAGGATATTAAAAAGTATTCCCTATCAGAGGAGCTTGAAAATCTAAAAGAACATCAAATCGCACCTTTTGAGATAATAGCCTATCACAGTGAAGGAGATAAAAAACTTGGTTATTTGATGATGGATGTTGATAACCTTGGGTTACTTTTCGGTCAGTTGGATGATGTTGGCAAACAGCAAAAGCTTAGCTCTATAATAGATATGTTTTTCTCTGAAAAAATTCCGGAGATAGCAAAAGCAGAAAAGTTCGTTCCTGAAAACTCTGATCTTCTAAAAGAAACTCTTATCTACCTTCTATATTCAGGAGGAGATGACCTGTTTGCAATAGCACCGTGGAACGTTCTTATAGATTTTGCTGTGTGTGTGAGAGAGAAATTCAAAAGTTATATATCAGAATCACTTAAAGGGAAGGATTTACTTGGTAATGATACAAAAAAAGATTCTTACGAATTGATAACTGTTTCAGCAGGAATTTATATAAGTAAACCGAAATTTAATATAAGAGCAGCTGCAGAAAAATGTAAAGATGCAGAGTACAGAGCAAAAACTGTTACCTCTTTCAGCAAAAAGAAAGAGAAATCATACTCTAAAGATGCTGTTTGTGTGTTTGATGTTGTTGTTCATTGGGATGATATAAATGATTTGTTGTCGGTTTCCAGAGATCTGATTTCCTACATTGAAAGTGGAAAGTTATCCCGCGGTTTTGTCTATAAGTTACACTCTCTTTATAAGGAAAAGATTGAAAATCCGGTAAATTCTGGAAAAAGACCTGATTTAAGTTTTTATCCTCTTATCTATTATTTTGTGGGAAGAAATATAGAAGATGATGAAGTTAGAAATTTTGTTACTGAAAAAGTAATTAAAGAAGCGGAGGATTTTGAAAACATTGAAAATAATAAACTTAAGTTTATAACAAACTATGTGCTTCTTGCTACAAGGAGGTTATAA
- the csm2 gene encoding type III-A CRISPR-associated protein Csm2 has protein sequence MSRKNQQSEKNLLKEINRKLSAVESISDVFKESDIYKPEGKLFKILEQNKNAFKTTQLRKIFSEIKMIEMEIERKKELTQEVKKRIFRLYPKLAYSKARDLIKEDFYQFFILLLEKMEKNKEEALKVCDVFTSIVAFKKYLES, from the coding sequence ATGAGTAGGAAAAATCAGCAGTCGGAAAAAAATTTGCTAAAAGAAATTAATCGCAAATTGTCAGCTGTTGAATCTATTTCTGATGTTTTTAAAGAAAGCGACATATATAAACCTGAAGGTAAGCTTTTTAAAATTCTTGAACAAAACAAAAATGCGTTTAAAACCACTCAACTAAGAAAGATTTTTTCCGAAATAAAAATGATAGAGATGGAAATAGAAAGGAAAAAAGAGTTAACGCAGGAGGTAAAGAAAAGAATCTTTCGTCTTTACCCAAAACTTGCTTACTCAAAAGCTCGCGACTTAATCAAAGAAGACTTTTACCAATTCTTTATCCTTTTACTTGAAAAAATGGAGAAAAACAAAGAAGAAGCTTTAAAAGTATGTGATGTTTTTACCTCTATTGTTGCCTTCAAAAAATATTTAGAATCATGA
- the csm3 gene encoding type III-A CRISPR-associated RAMP protein Csm3, translating to MEEQRYHFYGNVLIPFRLEVVTGLHIGGSKEGFDIGGVDNPVIKLPFDVKVKSEFSGEEYVVPREFPYIPGSSLKGKIRSLLEWENNLVREDGSPTADPDSAVGKVFGIADSDREKRKKAGPVRLRVFDSYISKDSIENDFYTELKYENSINRITSEANPRPFERVPAGTVFEGRFLLKLFAREDVDFLNLIETGMKLLEDDYLGGGGSRGSGRVRFSDIRIVFRDKKFYKGECKEKIFTDFRNAIEEIKKTIG from the coding sequence ATGGAAGAGCAAAGATATCATTTTTACGGAAATGTGCTAATACCTTTTAGGCTTGAAGTTGTTACAGGACTTCATATTGGTGGATCAAAAGAGGGATTTGACATAGGAGGAGTTGACAATCCCGTTATTAAACTGCCGTTTGACGTAAAAGTTAAGTCTGAGTTTTCAGGTGAAGAATATGTTGTGCCTCGTGAATTTCCTTACATTCCTGGTTCAAGTTTAAAAGGAAAAATAAGGAGTCTTCTTGAATGGGAAAATAATCTCGTTAGAGAAGACGGTTCTCCGACTGCCGATCCTGATAGTGCGGTAGGAAAAGTTTTTGGAATCGCTGACAGTGATAGAGAAAAAAGGAAAAAAGCAGGACCTGTTAGATTAAGAGTTTTTGACTCCTACATTTCTAAAGATAGCATTGAGAACGATTTTTATACAGAGCTTAAATATGAAAACTCCATAAACCGTATAACTTCAGAAGCAAATCCGAGGCCTTTTGAGAGAGTTCCTGCTGGAACAGTTTTTGAAGGGAGATTCCTTCTTAAACTTTTCGCAAGGGAAGATGTTGATTTCTTAAATCTTATTGAAACAGGAATGAAACTGCTGGAAGATGATTACCTTGGAGGTGGAGGTTCTCGGGGATCTGGAAGGGTAAGATTTTCGGATATTAGAATTGTATTCAGGGATAAGAAATTCTATAAAGGTGAGTGTAAAGAGAAAATTTTCACAGATTTCAGGAACGCTATTGAAGAAATAAAAAAAACTATAGGGTGA